ATCGGGCAGTTTATTGAGTGAGATGCCGAAGAATGCCTCGTTCTTCGATGATATTGTCTTTTTTGAAAAGGAATTCAAGGGCGTGATGCCGCTTGAAATTACGATCCATACCGACAAAGGCCGGGTGGTGACGCCGGGTACGATCCGCCGGATGGAGGAATTGCAGGAGACCATCGCGGAGACGCCCGAATTGTCACAGCCGGTGTCGGTCGTGAATTTTGCGAAATACCTGAACCAGGCGTTCTACAACGGCAACCCGGCGTATTACCAGGTGCCGAGTTCGCAGGAGCAGGTGTTTGTTTTGTCGTATGCCAAGTCGATGCTGAAAGGCAACGGAAAGGGCGACAACCTGATGAAGAGTTATGTCAGTGCGGATGGTCACACAGCACGGATCACCACCTTTATGAAAGACATTGGCACCGACCAGATGGTGAAGGTAGAGGCCCGCTTACAGAAGAAAATAGACGAATTGTTCCCGAAAGGGAAATACGATGTGGCGATTACCGGAAAGGCCCTGGTCTTTGAAAAAGGAACCGCCTATCTGGTCGATAACCTGATCGAGTCGATCATTTTTGCCATTGTGATGATTGCCGGATTGATGGCCTACCTCTTCCGTTCGGCGCGGATGGTGGCAGCTTCGGTGATCACGAATATCTTGCCATTGTGCATCACCTCGGGCCTGATGGGTTACTTCGGCATTCCGCTGAAGCCGTCGACGATTTTGGTTTTCAGTATTGCCTTTGGCATTTCAGTGGATAACGCCATACAGTTCATGGCGAAATACCGACACGACCTGGTGGAAACCCGGGGCGATATCTTCCAGTCGGTATTGAACGCGATTCGCGAGACCGGTATCAGTACGTTCTATACGTCGGTCGTGTTGATCCTGGGCTTTGCGACGTTCACCCTTTCGAGTTTCTCGGGTACGATTGCGTTGGGCGGACTCATTTCGGTCACGCTGCTTTTTGCGATGTTCGCCAACCTGCTGGTGTTGCCGGCCCTGGTGCTGACGTTTGAACGGAAGCGTATAACGTGGAAGAAGTCGCAGTCGCAGTCGCAGTAGTTAGTTCAGGCTTAGTACTGTTGCGTTAGGGATAGGAGCGGCAGCCTTTTTGCCTCTGTTTTTAATTGGGGAAATCCTTCCATTTTTGATGCCGGTTGTGGGGAGTTGGGCAAAAAGCTATAGCGGATAGCCCGACGGCGCCTTTCCCAGTAGGCAGTGCGCAGTAGGCAGTGTGCAGTGGGCGCCGGAACGCCATGAGAACAGTAGTCAGTAGGCAGTGGTTAGTGGCCAGTCTCAGTACGTAGTGGATGACGGGAGAAACTGCCTACTGCTTACTGCCAACTTTTCCTATCTTTGCACCTCAATTTTTCGACGACATGAAACACACCAAAGTGAAAGACCTGCTGGCCAGCGAAAAGGCGATGCAGGATGTGAATGTGAAAGGATGGGTGCGGACGTTCCGCAACAGTCAGTTTTTGGCATTGAACGACGGTTCGACGCTGCACAATATTCAGTGTGTGATCGATTTTGAGAATACGCCGGAGGAAACGCTGAAACGCATCACGACGGGCGCTGCGGTGTCGGTGACGGGTGACCTGACCGAGAGCCGCGGGGCGGGGCAGAAGTATGAGATCCAGGCGCGTAATATTGAGATTTTGGGTGATTCGGATGCGGAAAAGTATCCGATCCAGCCGAAGAAACACTCGTTGGAGTTCCTGCGCGCGAATGCCCACCTGCGGGTGCGTACCAATGCCTTTGGTGCCATCATGCGGGTGCGGTCGGTGTTGGCGTATGCCGTGCACAAATACTTCCAGGACCGGGGTTTCGTGTATGTGAACACGCCGATCATCACGGGTGCCGATGCGGAAGGGGCCGGGGAAATGTTCCAAGTGACGGCCTTGCCGCTTGACAATCCGCCACGTACTGAGGAGGGCCATATCGACTACAAAGAGGATTTCTTTGGAAAGCATACGAACCTGACGGTATCCGGACAATTGGAAGGCGAGACGTTTGCGATGGCGTTGGGTCAGATTTATACGTTCGGGCCGACGTTCCGGGCGGAAAACTCGAACACCTCGCGTCACCTTGCGGAGTTCTGGATGATCGAGCCGGAGGTGGCGTTCAACGACCTTGACGACAACATGGACCTGGCGGAGGACTTCATTAAATATGTCGTGAAATATGCGGTTGACCATTGTGCCGATGACCTGAAATTCCTGGAAGGCCGTTTGCTGGAGGAGGAAAAACAAAAGCCGCAGGCGGAACGCAGTGAGATGGCGCTGTTGGAAAAGCTGGCGTTCGTTTTGGATAATGGGTTCAAACGGGTTTCGTATACCGAGGCCATTGACATCCTGAAGGATTCTACGCCGAATAAGAAAAAGAAATTCCAGTACCTGATCGAAGAATGGGGCGCTGACCTCCAAAGTGAGCACGAGCGCTTCCTGGTGGAGAAACATTTCAAGTGTCCGGTTATCTTATATGATTACCCGGCCAATATCAAAGCGTTTTACATGCGCCTGAACGAAGACCAGAAAACGGTTCGCGCGATGGATATCCTCTTCCCGGGCATCGGGGAGATCGTCGGTGGCTCGCAGCGGGAGGAGCGGTATGACGTGTTGGTGGAGAAGATGAAGGTGCTGGGTATTGATGAGGAAGAACTTTGGTGGTACCTTGATACGCGCAAGTTCGGTTCGGCGGTGCACTCGGGCTTTGGCCTTGGGTTCGAGCGGTTGGTGTTGTTCGTGACGGGTATGACGAATATCCGGGACGTGATTCCATTCCCACGGACGCCGCAGAACGCGGAATTCTAATTTCAGAGAATATAAGGCGCGGGGTTTTCTTCGCGCTTTTTTTGTGGAGGCCGCGAAGACACGAAGGCGCAAAGTCGTAAAGCCGTAATGCTGTAAAGCCGCGAAGGCACGAAGGCGCGAGGGTACGAAGGAGCGAAGGCAGGAGACGCGAGGGCGCGGCGTTTGGGTCGTCATCGGGTCGGGATTGTTGTAAATACGTTTCTATCGTGTCTTAGCGTCTTCGTGGCCCTTCAAACGAATGGTCACGTATCTCTGACCTCACGTCTTTGTGGCACTATTGAAAATGTACGGGAAAACCGTATCCAACCAAGCCGTGCTTCGGGGTAACTTGGCGAAAAAAAGTATGTTTCACCCTACAACCGAAGACATCGCCACCGGCATCGTTCATGCAGCCTATCGCGTGCATCGTGCCTTGGGTCCCGGTCTGCTTGAGCGTATCTATGAATCCTGTCTGGCCTATGAATTGCGAAAAGCCGGGTATCGTGTGGAGCGCCAGATCCCGTTGCCCATTGTATACGATGGCCTGGTATTTGAAGAAGGATTGCGGCTGGACCTGTTGGTCGAAAATCGGATTATCATCGAAATAAAGGCGGCCGACCACCCGCATCCGATTTGGACCGCACAATTGTTAAGCCATTTAAAATTGACGGACAAAAAATTGGGTTTTTTGATTAATTTTAATGTGCCCTTACTAAGGGACGGAATCAAACGTTATATACACACGAAAACCTAGCGCTTCAAGCGTTTACGGCGAACTATACAATGCTCAGACAATCACTTAACCTCAAACTTTCCCAGAAACTTTCACCGCAGCAGATCCAGTTGATGAAACTGATCCAGTTGCCCACGCTCGCATTTGAACAACGACTGGCGGAGGAATTGAACGAGAATCCCGCCCTGGAAGCCGGACAGGAGGAGGAAGACTACGCCCAAGACGAGTTCGAAAACGACGACTACGACGACTATGAAGAAGAGGACCGCGACGACCCCATCAGCGACGACCTCGAAATCGACCAATACCTGAGCGACGACATTCCGGATTATAAGACCAAGTCTAACAATTACAGCGACGACGACGAGCAGCGCGAATCCCCGCTGGCCGCCGCCGTTACGTTTCACCAGGACCTGCTCAACCAATTAAGCACCTTTCTGCTGACCGACCAGGAGCGCGAGATCGCAGAGTTTCTCGTCGGCAGTGTTGACGATACGGGCTACATCCGGAGGAGTCTTACGGATATCGTCGACGACATGGCCTTTACACAGGGTATTTACACCGATGAAAAAACCGTAGAACGGGTGTTGCATGTCGTGCAGAGTCTGGAACCGGCCGGTGTGGGGGCCCGCGACCTTCAGGAGTGCCTATTGCTGCAACTCCGCGCCAAGACGCCCACCGAATCGGTGTCCATCGCACTGGATATCATCGAAAAGAACTTCGAGCGTTTTACGAAGAAACAGTATGACAAGCTACAGGAACGCCTCCTCATCAGCAACCAACAGCTACGGGACGCCATCCATGAAATCGAGAAACTGAACCCGAAACCGGGTGGGAATTTCGCAGGCAGCACCCGTCCGACCGAGAATGTCGTGCCCGACTTTTCCATCCGTATCAACGAGGGCGATCTCGAACTTTCCCTTAACGGACGTAACGCGCCGACCTTGCACGTGTCACGGGACTATCAGGACATGCTACAGACCTACAAAGAGTCAAAAGACAAAACCGTACAGCGGGATGCGGTGCAGTTCATCAAACAAAAACTCGACTCAGCGAAGTGGTTCATCGACGCCATCAAGCAACGCCAGGAAACCCTCATGGTAACGATGACGGCGATTATGCAGTATCAGGAGGAGTACTTCCTTACGGGAGACGAAACACGCCTTCGCCCGATGATCCTGAAGGATATCGCGGAACGCACCGGATTGGACGTGTCGACCATCTCGCGCGTCGCCAGTAGTAAATACGTGGAAACACCCTATGGCACCAAACTCATCAAGGAGTTCTTCTCAGAAGCGATGAAAAACGACCAGGGAGAGGATGTGTCGACGTTGGAAATCAAGAAAATCCTCCAGGATATTATCGATGAGGAAGACAAAAGCAATCCGCTGAACGACGATGCCCTTGCCGATATGCTGAAGGAACGTGGCTATCCGATCGCCCGTCGGACGGTAGCGAAATACCGCGATCTTCTGGAAATACCATCCGGCCGGATGCGACGTAAAATCTGATACGTCGTGGAACGGAGCCTTCGTATTTTTTCCTATTTATTTCACCCGTTGTTCATCTCGGTCTATGCGATCATGCTGTTTTTTATCTATGGCAGCTATCGGTTTGACTACGAAGAGGTGTTTGTGTTGACGATACAAATCGTCATCATCACGATTTTCATTCCCGTAACCTTCTACTATCTGCTGTTGTCGCTGGGGAAAGTCGATTCCATCATGCTTTCCGAAACATCGCAGCGGCGCATCCCATTGGTGGTGCATTCCATTTTATTGGTAGTGTTGCTAAAACGCACGATCCCGCTTGACGTCTATCCGGAGTTGCATTTCTTCTTTTTGGGATGTCTGGTGAGCACCGTGGCAGCCTTGGTGTTGGTACTACTCCGCATCAAAGCAAGTTTGCATATGATCGGAATATCCGCACTTACGATTTTTGCCATTTGCGTCAGTCTTCATGCACAGGAACGTCTGATCCTGCCGATTGTCGTGCTGCTGCTTTGCAACGGGCTGGTTGCAACGTCACGACTGGTGATGAAAGCACATTCGCACCAGGAATTATTACTCGGAACCGGACTTGGCGTTATCCCGCAGGCAATGCTACTCTATTTCTGGTTATAGGATGTAGAACATGAGGCCGAGGTTCAGCGCGCGCATGTCCAACGCCTGTCCGTCATCCAGAAAACCGTCCCGGAAGAGCGAAGTCATACCGTAATACACGTGGAAGTTCCAGGTGTTATAACCTACTGAAAGCGTAGGTCCGTATTGCAGAGGCTCGAGGTCGTCATTTTGTCGCACCACGATTTTGTCATCACCCGAAAAAGTTGACTTGCTGAAGACCAGCCAACGCACTTTGAAACCCGCGTAGATACGCCAGAATTTCGTTGAGGTAGGCGTGGAATTCCGCCATCGAAATTCGAAAGGCGCTTCTATAAAAAGCTGTTCGAGTTTGTTGCGGTCGTAATCGATGTCGTCTAAGATCTGGTAGGTCACATTTCCTCCCGATTCCGACACAAACATGTCATGATGGTACTTATTCCAGGAAAGCCCCAAGCCCGCTGCCACCGCCACCGTGCGTGCTTTGTTAAGCGGCATATCCCGAAGGAACCCGGCGTGAAAACCGGTCGCGAGTCCGTTTTGCGAATAGCCCTCCGGCGTTTTGAGTAAGCGGTTATAAGTGAGGCCGACGTAAAACTGGTCTTCCCGGTACAAAGAATCGACGGCCGGGAACGGACTTTTGAGGGAATCGACAGACGACTGCGCCAAAACCGAAAAGGGCAGGAACAGTAAAAAAAGGGGGATTACGCGCATCATGGTTTTTTCAGTCGTATAAAAATACAAAAAGGAACGGTCTGCCGGACGGCTCCCGCCCTTGGGAGGCACAAAATTTCATGCTTTTC
This genomic interval from Flavobacterium sp. HJ-32-4 contains the following:
- the rpoN gene encoding RNA polymerase factor sigma-54, whose product is MLRQSLNLKLSQKLSPQQIQLMKLIQLPTLAFEQRLAEELNENPALEAGQEEEDYAQDEFENDDYDDYEEEDRDDPISDDLEIDQYLSDDIPDYKTKSNNYSDDDEQRESPLAAAVTFHQDLLNQLSTFLLTDQEREIAEFLVGSVDDTGYIRRSLTDIVDDMAFTQGIYTDEKTVERVLHVVQSLEPAGVGARDLQECLLLQLRAKTPTESVSIALDIIEKNFERFTKKQYDKLQERLLISNQQLRDAIHEIEKLNPKPGGNFAGSTRPTENVVPDFSIRINEGDLELSLNGRNAPTLHVSRDYQDMLQTYKESKDKTVQRDAVQFIKQKLDSAKWFIDAIKQRQETLMVTMTAIMQYQEEYFLTGDETRLRPMILKDIAERTGLDVSTISRVASSKYVETPYGTKLIKEFFSEAMKNDQGEDVSTLEIKKILQDIIDEEDKSNPLNDDALADMLKERGYPIARRTVAKYRDLLEIPSGRMRRKI
- a CDS encoding GxxExxY protein, coding for MFHPTTEDIATGIVHAAYRVHRALGPGLLERIYESCLAYELRKAGYRVERQIPLPIVYDGLVFEEGLRLDLLVENRIIIEIKAADHPHPIWTAQLLSHLKLTDKKLGFLINFNVPLLRDGIKRYIHTKT
- a CDS encoding porin family protein; this translates as MMRVIPLFLLFLPFSVLAQSSVDSLKSPFPAVDSLYREDQFYVGLTYNRLLKTPEGYSQNGLATGFHAGFLRDMPLNKARTVAVAAGLGLSWNKYHHDMFVSESGGNVTYQILDDIDYDRNKLEQLFIEAPFEFRWRNSTPTSTKFWRIYAGFKVRWLVFSKSTFSGDDKIVVRQNDDLEPLQYGPTLSVGYNTWNFHVYYGMTSLFRDGFLDDGQALDMRALNLGLMFYIL
- the asnS gene encoding asparagine--tRNA ligase encodes the protein MKHTKVKDLLASEKAMQDVNVKGWVRTFRNSQFLALNDGSTLHNIQCVIDFENTPEETLKRITTGAAVSVTGDLTESRGAGQKYEIQARNIEILGDSDAEKYPIQPKKHSLEFLRANAHLRVRTNAFGAIMRVRSVLAYAVHKYFQDRGFVYVNTPIITGADAEGAGEMFQVTALPLDNPPRTEEGHIDYKEDFFGKHTNLTVSGQLEGETFAMALGQIYTFGPTFRAENSNTSRHLAEFWMIEPEVAFNDLDDNMDLAEDFIKYVVKYAVDHCADDLKFLEGRLLEEEKQKPQAERSEMALLEKLAFVLDNGFKRVSYTEAIDILKDSTPNKKKKFQYLIEEWGADLQSEHERFLVEKHFKCPVILYDYPANIKAFYMRLNEDQKTVRAMDILFPGIGEIVGGSQREERYDVLVEKMKVLGIDEEELWWYLDTRKFGSAVHSGFGLGFERLVLFVTGMTNIRDVIPFPRTPQNAEF